From Paenibacillus sp. V4I7, one genomic window encodes:
- a CDS encoding YqhR family membrane protein — translation MTSDKKEEKILTNRWVFALYIGFFAGFIWGAIKIVEHYLKFTKIVIGFLVEPFFKHDFLHTWQGTLVGWGFFTLFSIVAAFIYMVTMWKLQGPWWGLGYGALWWAAIYLLIGPLSGMTYWIQDLDIDTVLSDFCLFLLWGMFIGYSISIEYTDVRTIRPIHKT, via the coding sequence ATGACAAGTGATAAAAAGGAAGAAAAAATACTGACGAATCGTTGGGTATTTGCCCTTTACATCGGTTTTTTCGCCGGATTCATATGGGGAGCAATCAAAATTGTTGAGCATTATTTAAAGTTCACCAAGATTGTAATCGGTTTTCTTGTGGAGCCTTTTTTCAAGCATGATTTTCTGCATACTTGGCAGGGAACGCTCGTTGGTTGGGGTTTCTTCACCTTATTTTCAATCGTTGCTGCGTTCATTTATATGGTCACGATGTGGAAGCTTCAGGGGCCTTGGTGGGGGCTAGGGTATGGTGCTCTATGGTGGGCAGCCATATATTTACTCATAGGCCCTTTATCAGGGATGACCTATTGGATTCAGGATCTGGATATAGATACCGTTCTTAGTGATTTTTGTTTGTTCCTGCTATGGGGAATGTTTATTGGTTATTCCATTTCTATTGAATACACCGATGTAAGAACAATACGACCTATACACAAGACATGA
- a CDS encoding Xaa-Pro peptidase family protein, which produces MQEKRIERLRKVMQQQDLPAILITNAYNRTYVSGFTGSSGYVLITLDRALLLTDFRYMTQAPQQAKRFEVVEHKAKAIETVKELLQQQGITKLGFEQVDVSYGDFLSYQEGLAGIELVPTSRVVELIRMVKDEAELQIMQEAADLADQTFSHILSFIKPGVQEKDIALEIEMFIRKNGGTSTSFETIVASGERSALPHGKASDRVLQINEFVKLDFGAYYKGYCSDITRTVMLGKPTDKHKEIYDIVLEAQLNCLANLKPGITGREGDAFARDVIVKHGYGDYFGHGTGHGLGMEVHESPRLSKTEDMILTPGMVVTVEPGIYLPNFGGVRIEDDAVITDTGIKILTHSTKDFLIID; this is translated from the coding sequence ATGCAGGAGAAACGTATTGAACGTCTTCGCAAGGTTATGCAGCAGCAAGATTTACCGGCAATACTCATCACGAACGCATATAACCGTACATATGTATCTGGTTTCACTGGTTCTTCTGGCTATGTCCTTATAACGCTAGACCGTGCTTTATTGTTAACTGATTTTCGTTATATGACGCAAGCTCCTCAGCAAGCTAAACGATTTGAAGTTGTTGAGCATAAAGCTAAAGCAATCGAAACAGTGAAAGAACTCTTGCAGCAGCAAGGGATCACGAAGCTTGGCTTCGAGCAAGTGGATGTATCCTACGGTGATTTCTTAAGCTACCAAGAAGGATTAGCGGGAATTGAATTGGTGCCTACATCGCGCGTTGTTGAGTTGATTCGAATGGTTAAAGATGAAGCGGAATTACAGATTATGCAAGAAGCCGCTGATCTAGCTGATCAAACTTTCTCACACATTCTGTCTTTCATCAAGCCAGGTGTGCAGGAGAAGGACATTGCCCTTGAGATCGAGATGTTTATCCGCAAAAATGGGGGGACTTCTACATCGTTTGAAACGATTGTAGCCTCTGGAGAACGATCTGCGCTTCCTCATGGCAAAGCAAGTGATCGCGTGCTCCAAATAAACGAATTTGTCAAATTGGATTTTGGAGCGTATTATAAAGGGTATTGCTCAGATATCACAAGAACGGTTATGCTAGGTAAGCCGACAGACAAACATAAAGAAATTTATGACATTGTACTGGAAGCCCAATTAAACTGTTTAGCCAATCTCAAACCAGGTATCACTGGCAGAGAGGGCGATGCTTTTGCGCGTGATGTTATCGTAAAGCATGGCTATGGCGATTACTTCGGTCATGGTACTGGACATGGTTTAGGCATGGAGGTTCATGAATCTCCACGTTTGTCGAAAACCGAAGATATGATTTTAACACCTGGTATGGTGGTTACGGTTGAACCCGGCATTTATCTCCCCAACTTTGGCGGAGTTCGAATTGAGGATGATGCAGTAATTACTGACACCGGCATTAAAATACTTACACATTCTACCAAAGATTTTCTTATTATTGACTAG
- the aroQ gene encoding type II 3-dehydroquinate dehydratase, with protein sequence MKKVLVINGPNLNMLGVREPGVYGTVSLSTIIQGLNELAETLSIELESFQSNHEGDIIDKIHEAFGTKDGIVINPGAFTHYSYAIRDALSTVQLPTVEVHISNIHKREEFRHHSVTAPVVIGQISGFGAQSYELGLRALVPHMQG encoded by the coding sequence TTGAAAAAGGTTCTAGTCATTAATGGTCCGAACTTAAATATGCTCGGCGTACGTGAACCTGGCGTGTACGGAACGGTTTCGCTTTCAACGATTATTCAAGGTTTGAATGAATTAGCTGAGACGCTGTCCATTGAGCTCGAGAGCTTTCAATCGAATCATGAGGGCGATATTATTGATAAAATTCATGAAGCGTTCGGCACAAAAGATGGTATTGTGATCAACCCAGGAGCATTCACGCATTATAGTTACGCCATTCGTGATGCACTTTCCACAGTTCAATTGCCAACTGTAGAAGTTCACATTTCGAATATTCATAAGCGCGAGGAGTTTCGTCATCATTCGGTTACTGCGCCTGTCGTTATCGGTCAAATCAGTGGATTCGGTGCACAAAGCTATGAACTTGGTTTAAGAGCATTAGTACCCCATATGCAAGGTTAA
- the efp gene encoding elongation factor P, giving the protein MISVNDFKTGLTIVVEHDIFTVLDFQHVKPGKGAAFVRSKLKNLRNGNTVERTFRAGENVGRAHIENREMQYLYAAGDEYTFMDTETYDQISLSHEQLKWELNFLKENMNIKIMSYQGEILGINLPKSVDLKVIETDASVKGNTAQGALKNAKVETGLNVMVPLFINEGDILSVDTDDGKYLSRASN; this is encoded by the coding sequence GTGATATCAGTTAACGATTTCAAAACAGGTCTTACGATTGTAGTTGAGCATGATATTTTCACCGTTCTGGATTTCCAACACGTTAAACCAGGTAAAGGCGCGGCATTCGTGCGCTCCAAACTTAAGAATCTACGTAACGGCAATACCGTTGAACGTACATTCCGTGCGGGTGAGAACGTTGGACGAGCGCACATCGAAAACCGTGAAATGCAATACTTGTACGCAGCTGGCGACGAGTACACATTCATGGATACAGAGACGTATGATCAGATTTCCCTTTCCCACGAACAATTGAAATGGGAATTGAACTTTCTGAAAGAAAACATGAACATCAAAATCATGAGCTATCAAGGTGAAATTCTTGGGATTAACCTTCCGAAGAGCGTTGACTTGAAAGTTATCGAAACCGATGCAAGCGTTAAAGGAAACACAGCTCAAGGTGCTTTGAAAAATGCGAAAGTGGAAACAGGTCTTAATGTGATGGTGCCACTTTTCATCAACGAAGGCGATATTCTTTCCGTTGATACAGATGATGGAAAATACCTTTCACGCGCGAGCAACTAA
- a CDS encoding patatin-like phospholipase family protein, with product MKINGVFEGGGVKGIALAGGVSAAMKQGHVFNEVAGTSSGAIVAALLAAGYTGEDMKEMILRAPFRSFMQRSPIFNTKIIGPAARLVLKKGLYSGAALEDWVSQQLAAKGICTFGDLRHNQLRVIASDITQGKLLILPDDIAQYGIDPRKFSIAKAVRMSTSIPYFFDPVMIRRKLKSSAKAAPFAEQFYYIVDGGLLSNYPLWVFDQETDREDIIPVIGFQLVGKSDMPRHKIKGPITMLEALFGTMLSAHDERYIEQKNRFRTVKIPTLGVGNTQFDLSKELSMSLYDSGFKASNDYFNNWSAETYEQNYEKLVLRRQ from the coding sequence GGGCATGTCTTCAATGAAGTCGCAGGTACAAGCTCAGGGGCCATTGTAGCGGCTCTTTTGGCTGCAGGTTATACAGGAGAAGACATGAAAGAAATGATCCTGAGAGCACCTTTCAGATCGTTTATGCAGCGATCTCCCATTTTTAATACTAAAATTATTGGTCCAGCCGCGCGGCTGGTTCTCAAAAAAGGATTGTATTCTGGAGCAGCGTTAGAGGATTGGGTTAGTCAACAATTGGCAGCCAAAGGAATCTGTACATTTGGTGACTTGAGACACAATCAGCTGCGCGTTATTGCATCCGATATTACACAAGGTAAGCTCTTGATATTACCTGATGATATTGCGCAATATGGGATCGATCCACGCAAATTTTCTATCGCCAAAGCCGTTCGGATGAGCACAAGCATTCCTTATTTCTTCGATCCTGTCATGATTCGGCGCAAATTAAAAAGCTCTGCAAAGGCAGCGCCTTTCGCAGAGCAATTTTATTATATTGTAGATGGTGGCTTGTTAAGCAACTATCCACTTTGGGTCTTCGACCAAGAAACGGATCGTGAGGATATCATACCTGTTATTGGTTTCCAATTGGTCGGTAAAAGCGATATGCCCAGACATAAAATTAAAGGACCGATAACGATGTTGGAAGCGTTATTTGGAACAATGCTAAGCGCTCATGATGAGCGTTATATTGAGCAAAAGAACCGGTTCCGTACGGTCAAAATCCCTACGTTAGGTGTGGGAAATACACAGTTTGATTTATCGAAGGAGCTTAGTATGTCTTTATACGACTCAGGATTTAAAGCTTCCAATGATTACTTCAACAATTGGTCCGCTGAAACATATGAGCAGAATTACGAAAAGTTAGTATTGCGACGCCAATAA
- a CDS encoding DUF1385 domain-containing protein, translating into MFAGKNVHVTAVRKKDGSLDYLEVPKKVIPWVQALKKIPFIRGIVGIIESSAKGAQHLNFSAESFAEQEGEDAEIAKKEEKPGFFSNISMILGVAVVGVISFLFGKFVFTLVPAVIEQFLFQNVFSNQFLHNLIEGVIKIILLVGYIYFISLTPMIRRLFQYHGAEHKVISAYEAGVELTVSNVQKFNTLHYRCGSSFIVFTVLIGVVIYSFLHYDGYVERIVQRLILLPVVIGVSYEVLRFTNSLREVPVLRYLGYPGLWLQLLTTKEPEDSQVEVSIASFNRMREAEQRILEGRA; encoded by the coding sequence ATGTTCGCAGGAAAAAATGTGCATGTAACCGCTGTGCGCAAAAAAGACGGTTCCCTTGATTACTTAGAAGTACCGAAGAAAGTGATCCCTTGGGTCCAAGCACTCAAGAAAATTCCGTTTATACGCGGTATTGTAGGAATCATTGAATCAAGCGCTAAAGGCGCGCAACATTTGAATTTCTCAGCTGAATCCTTCGCTGAACAAGAAGGCGAGGATGCTGAAATTGCCAAGAAAGAAGAAAAACCAGGCTTCTTTTCTAATATTTCGATGATTCTTGGCGTAGCCGTTGTGGGTGTGATTTCATTTCTTTTTGGGAAATTTGTATTCACCCTGGTTCCAGCTGTCATTGAACAGTTTTTGTTTCAAAATGTATTTAGCAATCAATTTCTTCATAATCTTATAGAAGGTGTTATTAAGATTATTTTACTTGTCGGATATATTTACTTCATCTCTTTGACACCTATGATCCGCAGATTGTTTCAATATCATGGTGCTGAGCACAAGGTTATTAGTGCATATGAGGCTGGCGTAGAGCTTACGGTAAGTAACGTACAGAAATTCAACACGCTTCATTATCGTTGTGGCAGCAGCTTCATCGTTTTCACCGTATTGATCGGGGTCGTTATTTACTCATTTCTCCACTATGACGGATATGTCGAACGCATCGTGCAGCGTTTAATATTGCTGCCTGTAGTCATCGGTGTTTCTTACGAGGTGTTACGATTCACCAATTCGCTTCGTGAAGTTCCTGTCCTTCGTTACTTAGGCTATCCTGGACTATGGCTTCAACTGCTTACGACCAAGGAACCTGAAGACAGTCAAGTTGAGGTGTCGATTGCTTCTTTCAACCGCATGCGTGAAGCAGAACAACGAATTTTGGAGGGACGGGCATGA